The Dioscorea cayenensis subsp. rotundata cultivar TDr96_F1 chromosome 7, TDr96_F1_v2_PseudoChromosome.rev07_lg8_w22 25.fasta, whole genome shotgun sequence genome includes a region encoding these proteins:
- the LOC120264777 gene encoding UPF0496 protein 1-like, with product MGSPGHLVNANYVNALPNYNRDSLFDTAAKLYGIKPENVCCVIQLKTEIFADTELSEWLRDQLNATMNTRDAMDVLKFNLHQARPLVLILRDGDEAEADREETLEKLNNLKTMRSILEGFKLVCVEHEKLTTVLDGLSRRKHNLDHNLGRIKAWRKAWNIAQGIVKFGVTVLSVLIPVAGLRPAATAANNGAGGVVALLQPLVDSHLAGQQSSCEDEIDLIEKILSEACFIFHRVKSAPRSCGGVAK from the exons ATGGGTTCCCCCGGCCATCTTGTTAACGCTAATTATGTGAATGCTTTGCCTAATTATAACCGTGATTCTCTGTTTGACACTGCAGCGAAGCTTTACGGCATCAAGCCTGAAAACGTCTGCTGCGTAATCCAGCTGAAAACCGAGATCTTCGCAGATACCGAACTCTCGGAGTGGCTACGAGACCAGTTGAATGCCACCATGAACACACGTGATGCAATGGATGTTCTTAAATTTAATCTGCATCAAGCCCGGCCCTTGGTTCTCATCTTAAGAGATGGAGATGAAGCTGAAGCTGACCGCGAGGAGACGCTGGAGAAGCTCAATAACTTGAAGACCATGAG GTCCATTTTGGAGGGATTTAAGTTGGTGTGCGTCGAGCATGAGAAACTGACGACGGTGTTAGATGGCCTTAGCCGGAGGAAACATAATCTAGATCACAATCTCGGCAGGATCAAAGCCTGGAGGAAGGCATGGAACATAGCTCAGGGGATAGTCAAGTTCGGAGTCACTGTGCTTTCTGTGCTGATCCCGGTGGCAGGGTTGCGGCCAGCTGCCACCGCCGCTAACAACGGAGCCGGTGGGGTGGTAGCGCTTCTCCAGCCCTTGGTAGACTCCCATCTGGCTGGTCAACAGAGCTCATGCGAGGATGAGATAGACCTCATTGAAAAGATCTTGAGCGAAGCTtgcttcatatttcatagggTCAAGAGCGCCCCGAGGTCTTGTGGAGGAGTTGCAAAATGA